A genomic segment from Dechloromonas denitrificans encodes:
- a CDS encoding cupin domain-containing protein, with the protein MDKHLSRYDDAQPFITKDGSEIRELMHPQRHGNQAQSLAEATVYSGQRTLLHRHHNTEELYHVTAGQGTMILGDQRFAISVGDTILIPPGTPHALHNTWPVPLRILCCCSPAYDATDTEILDDRQT; encoded by the coding sequence ATGGACAAGCACCTCAGCCGTTACGATGACGCCCAACCCTTTATCACCAAGGATGGTTCTGAAATACGCGAATTGATGCACCCGCAACGCCACGGCAATCAAGCGCAAAGCCTGGCTGAGGCCACGGTGTACAGCGGTCAGCGCACCCTGCTCCACCGCCACCACAACACGGAAGAGCTTTACCACGTCACCGCCGGCCAGGGCACGATGATTCTGGGCGACCAGCGCTTTGCAATCAGCGTTGGCGACACCATCCTGATCCCCCCCGGTACACCACACGCCCTGCACAACACCTGGCCGGTGCCGCTACGCATTCTGTGCTGCTGCTCTCCGGCATACGATGCCACCGATACAGAAATACTCGACGACCGACAAACCTGA
- a CDS encoding ABC transporter substrate-binding protein: protein MLHRLVLFVGLLLTLPAMAMSVALLNPGKADEAFWLSSARLMAQAANSLDIRFEVHYAERQHTRLLEIARKIIARPAGERPDYVVFSNDYATGPELLRLFDAAGIKTFMAYSGLSDPADRLAIGPPRTRFKGWLGSLEVHAEDAGYQTAKKLIETGRRVGAAGKDGKDGKLHLLALAGDRSTPSSHRRSAGMRRAIAEAPDAVLDQEVFAAWSKDKAAEQAGWLYQRYPDARLVWAGSDLMAFGAMQSWESRGGKAGKDAWFSAINTSNEAMDALKSGRLAALSGGHFIAGAWSLVMLYDYHHGRDFADEGLELDQSMFASFTPHLADRFLERYGDMHFERIDFKRYSKVLNPSLKRYDFNFEQLLR, encoded by the coding sequence ATGCTTCATCGTCTGGTTTTGTTCGTCGGGCTTTTATTGACTTTGCCAGCCATGGCCATGTCGGTGGCACTGCTTAATCCGGGAAAAGCAGACGAGGCATTCTGGCTGTCATCGGCGCGCTTGATGGCGCAGGCTGCGAACAGCCTCGACATTCGTTTCGAAGTTCATTACGCCGAACGCCAGCACACCCGATTGCTTGAAATCGCCCGGAAGATCATTGCCCGACCCGCCGGGGAGCGCCCCGATTATGTTGTTTTCAGCAACGATTACGCGACCGGGCCTGAGTTATTGCGGCTTTTCGATGCAGCGGGAATCAAGACCTTCATGGCTTACAGCGGTCTTTCAGACCCGGCTGACCGATTGGCCATTGGCCCACCGCGCACGCGCTTCAAAGGCTGGCTCGGGTCGCTGGAGGTTCACGCCGAAGATGCGGGTTACCAGACGGCCAAGAAACTGATTGAAACCGGGCGCCGGGTCGGTGCGGCAGGCAAGGATGGCAAGGATGGCAAGCTGCATCTGCTGGCGCTGGCCGGCGACCGTTCGACACCGAGTTCGCATCGACGTAGCGCCGGGATGCGGCGGGCCATTGCCGAGGCGCCCGATGCCGTGCTCGATCAGGAAGTATTTGCCGCCTGGTCGAAGGACAAGGCGGCCGAGCAGGCGGGCTGGTTATACCAGCGTTATCCGGATGCCCGGCTGGTCTGGGCCGGTAGCGATCTGATGGCCTTCGGTGCGATGCAGTCCTGGGAGAGCCGAGGCGGCAAAGCCGGCAAGGATGCCTGGTTCAGCGCCATCAATACGTCGAACGAGGCGATGGATGCGCTCAAGTCGGGCCGGCTGGCGGCTTTGTCCGGCGGGCACTTTATTGCCGGTGCATGGTCGCTGGTGATGCTTTACGACTATCACCACGGGCGTGATTTTGCCGATGAAGGTCTGGAGCTGGATCAGTCGATGTTCGCCTCCTTCACGCCGCACCTGGCTGACCGGTTTCTTGAGCGGTATGGCGACATGCATTTTGAACGGATTGATTTCAAGCGTTACAGCAAGGTCCTGAACCCGTCGCTGAAGCGCTACGATTTCAATTTCGAGCAATTGCTGCGTTGA
- a CDS encoding GGDEF domain-containing protein, which yields MSVDFRPIATSLMRAIWRWATLCACLIGSIQAVFSCFHVQNEFEMQVRDVGRSNIPLLSISIWDIEPDIVQRQLDAIAEKPQIGFVSLTVSTGQVFTAGESPPTDKLTAVRFDIPPPGRPSGHLGRLDIYENPQAFYREMLYNVAVALLGYGILTFLICTLVVYFLKRELADPLRHIARFVATLTPDRLTTPLKLERPDGHVRDEIDLVVDGFKVLQDGVNGYIANLDELVAQRTQELETAMLSIQHLSSVDSLTGCFNRRLFNERIVQELERAERYERPLSVAFCDIDHFKQVNDLHGHWAGDQVLKAVAGIFQRLLRSDVDWVARYGGEEFVIVLAETGLNEAVSTAERLRLAIEQEVVFCNDKALNITASFGVAQYSEGDSVQVLLQKADSLLYVAKQAGRNRTLPSP from the coding sequence GTGAGCGTCGATTTTCGTCCGATTGCCACTTCATTGATGCGCGCCATCTGGCGCTGGGCGACGCTTTGCGCCTGTCTGATCGGCAGCATTCAGGCAGTTTTTTCCTGTTTTCACGTTCAGAACGAATTTGAAATGCAGGTCAGGGATGTCGGGCGCTCCAATATTCCGCTCCTGTCGATCAGCATTTGGGATATCGAACCCGACATCGTTCAGCGGCAGCTTGATGCCATCGCAGAAAAACCCCAGATCGGTTTTGTTTCCCTGACTGTCTCAACCGGTCAGGTATTTACGGCCGGAGAGTCGCCGCCGACCGACAAGCTGACTGCCGTGCGTTTCGATATTCCACCGCCCGGGCGCCCATCCGGGCATCTCGGCAGGCTGGATATCTACGAAAATCCACAGGCTTTCTATCGCGAAATGCTCTACAACGTTGCCGTCGCGCTCCTTGGCTACGGCATCCTGACTTTTCTGATCTGCACCCTGGTGGTCTATTTTCTCAAGCGCGAACTGGCCGATCCCTTGCGTCACATCGCACGTTTCGTCGCGACGCTGACGCCGGACAGATTGACGACGCCCCTCAAACTGGAGCGTCCCGATGGCCATGTCAGGGATGAAATCGATCTGGTGGTCGATGGTTTCAAGGTGCTTCAGGATGGCGTGAATGGCTATATTGCCAATCTCGACGAACTGGTTGCCCAGCGCACGCAGGAACTCGAAACGGCGATGCTGTCGATCCAGCATCTGTCGAGCGTCGATTCGCTGACCGGCTGCTTCAATCGCCGGCTGTTCAATGAACGCATCGTGCAGGAACTGGAGCGGGCCGAGCGTTACGAGCGTCCGCTATCGGTGGCTTTTTGCGACATCGACCATTTCAAGCAGGTCAATGACCTGCACGGCCATTGGGCCGGCGATCAGGTCCTGAAGGCCGTGGCCGGCATTTTTCAGCGCTTGTTGCGCAGCGATGTCGATTGGGTGGCTCGCTACGGAGGCGAGGAATTTGTCATCGTTTTGGCCGAAACCGGGCTTAACGAAGCCGTTTCAACGGCAGAACGCTTGCGTCTGGCCATTGAGCAGGAAGTGGTTTTCTGCAATGACAAGGCACTGAATATCACTGCCAGCTTCGGGGTCGCCCAATATAGCGAGGGAGATTCGGTTCAGGTGCTGCTGCAAAAGGCGGATAGCCTGCTTTATGTGGCCAAGCAGGCTGGACGTAACCGGACCTTGCCGTCGCCCTAG
- the asd gene encoding archaetidylserine decarboxylase (Phosphatidylserine decarboxylase is synthesized as a single chain precursor. Generation of the pyruvoyl active site from a Ser is coupled to cleavage of a Gly-Ser bond between the larger (beta) and smaller (alpha chains). It is an integral membrane protein.): MSDRLAVLPQYLLPKQALTLLAGKLASTEAGAMTTGVINWFVRRYGVNMAEAANPDTASYKSFNEFFTRPLKADARPLAEADFLCPVDGAISQFGPIERDQIFQAKGHTYSTTALVGGDRELAAQFENGSFATLYLSPRDYHRIHMPVDGRLTRMIHVPGALFSVNPTTARGVPGLFARNERVVCVFDSAAGPFVLTLVGATIVGSMSTVWHGVVNPPRPGVVREWRYDENTAVNLKKGEEMGRFLLGSTVVMLFPKNALNFNPAWAPARPLRMGEAMGHKAG, from the coding sequence GTGTCCGATCGTCTCGCCGTACTGCCCCAATACCTGCTGCCCAAGCAGGCCCTGACTCTTCTGGCCGGAAAACTGGCCAGCACCGAAGCCGGCGCCATGACCACCGGCGTGATCAACTGGTTTGTTCGCCGCTATGGCGTCAACATGGCTGAAGCAGCCAATCCGGATACCGCCAGCTACAAGAGCTTCAACGAATTCTTTACCCGCCCGCTCAAGGCCGATGCCCGGCCGTTGGCCGAGGCAGATTTTCTCTGCCCGGTGGACGGAGCAATCAGCCAGTTCGGCCCGATCGAGCGCGACCAGATCTTTCAGGCCAAGGGGCACACTTATTCGACGACCGCCCTGGTCGGCGGCGACCGCGAACTGGCCGCACAATTTGAAAACGGCAGCTTTGCCACGCTCTATCTCAGCCCGCGCGACTATCACCGCATTCACATGCCGGTCGATGGCCGCCTGACGCGCATGATCCACGTTCCGGGGGCATTGTTCTCGGTCAATCCGACCACCGCCCGCGGTGTTCCTGGCCTGTTTGCCCGTAATGAACGCGTCGTCTGCGTCTTCGACTCAGCCGCCGGCCCGTTTGTGCTTACCCTTGTTGGCGCGACCATTGTCGGCAGCATGTCCACCGTCTGGCATGGCGTGGTCAATCCGCCCCGCCCCGGCGTCGTCCGCGAATGGCGCTACGATGAAAATACTGCGGTCAACCTGAAAAAAGGTGAAGAAATGGGCCGTTTCCTGCTCGGTTCGACGGTCGTCATGCTCTTCCCGAAGAATGCGCTCAACTTCAACCCGGCATGGGCGCCCGCCCGCCCCCTGCGCATGGGTGAGGCGATGGGCCACAAAGCGGGCTGA
- the rlmF gene encoding 23S rRNA (adenine(1618)-N(6))-methyltransferase RlmF: protein MSAKTPPAAPPVKPAKPSKPKVSKPVVAKAELHPRNKNLNGYDFPAMLEVAPALKRFIKTTPAGTLSIDFANPAAVKALNRALLALHYKTCGWEIPAGYLCPPIPGRADYIHHAADLLASCNKKAIPTGAGVRILDIGVGANCVYPLVGHAEYGWSFLGADIDEAALANAQMILGKNPGLTAAVELRHQTVWDNIFVGLLRSGETFDLSMCNPPFHNSPDEVLAVSQRKWNNLGKPGAQKGASQPRLNFGGGGTELWCNGGERAFVKLMIEQSATIPKRVMWFTSLVSKAENLEHIELALKKAHVVDSRIIPMGQGQKQSRMVAWTFTGNGDREKWRKARWSTAASSFAGTPETQGEVAPESAPD from the coding sequence ATGTCCGCAAAAACCCCGCCGGCCGCCCCTCCGGTCAAGCCCGCCAAGCCTTCCAAACCGAAGGTCAGCAAGCCCGTCGTCGCCAAGGCCGAATTGCACCCGCGCAACAAGAATCTCAATGGCTACGACTTCCCGGCGATGCTGGAAGTCGCTCCGGCCCTGAAGCGATTCATCAAAACCACCCCGGCCGGCACGCTGAGTATCGATTTTGCCAATCCTGCGGCCGTCAAGGCATTGAACCGCGCCCTGCTGGCGCTGCACTACAAAACCTGCGGCTGGGAAATTCCAGCCGGCTACCTTTGCCCGCCGATTCCCGGCCGGGCCGATTACATCCACCATGCTGCCGACCTGCTGGCCAGTTGCAACAAAAAAGCCATTCCAACCGGTGCCGGCGTGCGCATTCTCGACATCGGCGTTGGTGCCAACTGCGTTTACCCCCTGGTCGGACACGCCGAATATGGCTGGAGCTTCCTCGGTGCCGATATCGACGAAGCGGCACTGGCCAACGCCCAGATGATTCTGGGCAAAAACCCCGGGTTGACCGCAGCAGTCGAACTGCGCCACCAGACCGTCTGGGACAATATTTTTGTCGGCCTGCTGCGTTCGGGTGAAACCTTCGACCTGTCGATGTGCAACCCACCTTTCCACAATTCGCCCGACGAAGTATTGGCCGTCAGCCAACGCAAATGGAACAACCTGGGCAAGCCCGGCGCCCAGAAAGGGGCCAGCCAGCCACGCCTCAACTTTGGCGGCGGCGGAACGGAACTGTGGTGCAACGGCGGCGAACGCGCCTTCGTCAAGCTGATGATCGAGCAAAGCGCAACGATTCCGAAGCGGGTCATGTGGTTCACCAGCCTGGTATCGAAAGCGGAGAATCTGGAGCACATCGAACTGGCGCTGAAAAAAGCCCACGTCGTCGATTCGCGCATCATTCCGATGGGCCAGGGCCAGAAACAAAGCCGCATGGTAGCCTGGACCTTTACCGGCAACGGCGACCGCGAGAAATGGCGCAAAGCACGCTGGTCGACCGCAGCAAGCTCATTTGCCGGCACCCCGGAAACGCAGGGCGAAGTCGCTCCCGAGAGCGCGCCCGACTAA
- a CDS encoding YaiI/YqxD family protein, which translates to MQIWVDADACPSVIKEIIFRAAERLKIETILVANQMLRTPPSRYIRAIQVPSGFDVADRHIVEQLTPGDLVITADIPLASGVIERGGHALNPRGELYTEANIRERLTMRNFMEELRSAGIETGGPAAFSQADRQAFGNTLDRFLAKHMAA; encoded by the coding sequence ATGCAAATCTGGGTCGATGCCGACGCCTGCCCGAGCGTCATCAAGGAAATCATTTTTCGGGCGGCCGAACGGCTGAAGATAGAGACCATCCTGGTTGCCAACCAGATGCTGCGCACACCGCCGTCACGGTACATCCGGGCAATCCAGGTGCCGTCCGGCTTCGATGTCGCCGACCGTCACATCGTCGAACAACTGACTCCGGGCGATCTCGTCATCACGGCCGACATTCCGCTGGCCTCCGGGGTGATTGAACGCGGCGGCCACGCCTTGAATCCACGCGGCGAGCTGTACACCGAAGCCAATATCCGCGAGCGGCTGACGATGCGCAATTTCATGGAAGAACTGCGCAGCGCCGGCATTGAAACCGGGGGGCCGGCAGCCTTCAGCCAGGCGGATCGGCAAGCCTTCGGCAACACCCTGGACCGCTTTCTGGCCAAACACATGGCGGCCTGA
- a CDS encoding NnrS family protein, translated as MSMMTHPLWLVGFRPFFALACLAGMILPFSWALIFSGSLPAPTTSFSAIQWHAHEMFFGFGWAVLGGFLLTSTKNWVNIRGYHGAALIWLTAAWLIERLGMSFGGQWPAPLFALSNNLFLGSIIGMLLWTLLRHRNRDNYRDNAFFIVMLPAFLVAKYLILHGDHFAAGYNMAIGLFRMAFLVMLERTLTQFMKAAFQAQILRQPKLDMAIKLLGLLMVIEFALPRPLTAAIALLLAALLAVRFIFWKPQLAFKRIDIGIMYVGYLAIVAQLIIEALGQLFNQVWIGSLSVHIFTFGAMGTVIPAMLIRISKGHTGRKVVFDGLDRIALYITLLGLFVRVIAPQWFPERYPMWIHLAASCWLLTFGILGWRYIPILLQPRIDGKEH; from the coding sequence ATGTCCATGATGACCCATCCGCTGTGGCTGGTCGGCTTTCGTCCCTTCTTCGCACTGGCCTGCCTGGCCGGGATGATTCTGCCCTTTTCCTGGGCGCTGATCTTCAGCGGCAGTCTGCCGGCACCGACGACAAGCTTCTCGGCCATCCAGTGGCACGCGCACGAAATGTTCTTCGGTTTTGGCTGGGCTGTCCTCGGCGGCTTCCTGCTGACCTCGACGAAAAACTGGGTCAATATTCGTGGCTACCACGGTGCAGCGCTGATCTGGCTGACGGCCGCCTGGCTGATCGAGCGCCTCGGGATGAGTTTCGGCGGACAATGGCCGGCCCCCTTGTTCGCCCTGTCGAACAACCTTTTCCTCGGCAGCATCATTGGCATGTTGTTGTGGACGCTGCTGCGCCACCGCAATCGTGACAACTATCGCGACAACGCCTTTTTCATTGTCATGCTCCCCGCTTTCCTCGTTGCCAAGTACCTGATACTCCATGGCGACCACTTTGCCGCCGGCTACAACATGGCCATCGGTCTGTTCCGGATGGCTTTCCTGGTCATGCTCGAACGCACGCTGACCCAGTTCATGAAGGCCGCCTTCCAGGCGCAAATCCTGCGCCAGCCCAAACTCGACATGGCAATCAAGCTGCTCGGCTTGTTGATGGTCATCGAATTTGCCCTGCCCCGGCCGTTGACCGCAGCAATCGCACTGCTACTGGCCGCGCTGCTGGCTGTGCGTTTCATCTTCTGGAAACCGCAGCTGGCCTTCAAGCGGATCGACATCGGGATCATGTATGTCGGCTACCTGGCCATCGTTGCCCAATTGATCATTGAAGCGCTCGGCCAGCTTTTCAACCAGGTCTGGATCGGCAGCCTTTCAGTCCATATCTTTACTTTTGGCGCCATGGGCACGGTCATTCCGGCCATGCTGATCCGCATTTCAAAAGGCCATACCGGGCGCAAAGTCGTTTTCGACGGCCTCGACCGGATCGCGCTTTACATCACATTGCTCGGTCTGTTCGTCCGGGTCATTGCCCCTCAATGGTTCCCCGAGCGCTACCCGATGTGGATTCATCTGGCGGCAAGCTGCTGGTTGCTCACCTTCGGCATCCTTGGATGGCGGTATATTCCCATTCTTTTGCAGCCGCGAATCGATGGCAAGGAACACTGA
- a CDS encoding nitronate monooxygenase: protein MKRVDDFRLRLGKHELVPIMIGGMGVDISTADLALEAARLGGVGHISDAMIKTVTDRRYKTKFVKEKLALYKYNAENEDKSPVKFDLGKIAEATRLHVASTMERKQGSGLVFVNCMEKLTMNAPKETLKVRMTAALDAGIDGITLAAGLHLGSFGLIEDHPRFRDAKLGIIVSSVRALQLFLKKTARTNRLPDYIVVEGPLAGGHLGFGMDWAEYDLLTIVTEVIQFLKNEHLDIPVIPAGGIFTGSDASAFLETGSAAVQVATRFTVAKECGLPEKVQQEYFKASEDDIEVNQISPTGYPMRMLKGSPAIGDGIRPNCEAYGYLLDANGKCAYVTAYNREVAAHPEQRKISVMDKTCLCTHMRNFDLWTCGHLTYRLKDTTHKRADGSYQILSAEHIFKDYQFSTDQKLALPAQEA from the coding sequence ATGAAGCGTGTGGACGATTTCCGCTTGCGGTTGGGCAAGCATGAGCTTGTGCCTATCATGATCGGTGGCATGGGGGTTGATATCTCGACGGCCGATCTGGCTCTGGAGGCTGCCCGTCTGGGCGGCGTCGGGCACATCTCCGACGCGATGATCAAAACCGTGACAGACCGTCGCTACAAGACGAAATTCGTCAAGGAAAAGCTCGCGCTCTACAAATACAACGCAGAAAACGAAGACAAGTCACCGGTCAAGTTCGACCTTGGCAAAATCGCCGAAGCCACGCGTCTGCATGTGGCTAGCACCATGGAACGCAAGCAGGGCTCCGGCCTGGTTTTCGTGAACTGCATGGAAAAGCTGACCATGAACGCCCCGAAAGAGACGCTCAAGGTGCGCATGACGGCCGCGCTCGATGCCGGTATCGACGGCATTACGCTGGCTGCCGGCCTGCATCTCGGTTCGTTTGGCCTGATCGAGGATCACCCACGCTTCCGTGATGCCAAGCTGGGCATCATCGTTTCCTCGGTTCGTGCGCTGCAACTGTTCCTGAAGAAGACCGCGCGGACCAACCGTCTGCCCGACTACATCGTCGTCGAAGGCCCGTTGGCCGGCGGCCACCTCGGTTTCGGCATGGATTGGGCCGAGTACGATCTGCTGACGATCGTCACCGAAGTCATCCAGTTCCTGAAAAACGAACATCTCGACATCCCCGTCATCCCGGCCGGCGGTATCTTCACCGGCAGCGACGCGAGTGCCTTCCTTGAAACCGGTTCGGCTGCGGTGCAAGTGGCAACGCGCTTTACTGTCGCCAAGGAATGTGGCCTGCCGGAAAAGGTCCAGCAGGAATACTTCAAGGCCAGCGAGGACGATATCGAGGTCAACCAGATTTCGCCGACCGGCTATCCGATGCGCATGCTCAAGGGCAGCCCGGCCATCGGCGATGGAATTCGTCCGAACTGCGAAGCCTACGGCTACCTGCTGGATGCCAATGGCAAATGCGCCTATGTCACGGCGTACAACCGCGAAGTAGCAGCGCATCCCGAGCAGCGCAAGATTTCGGTCATGGACAAGACCTGTCTGTGCACGCACATGCGCAATTTCGATCTCTGGACCTGCGGTCACCTGACTTATCGTCTGAAGGATACGACGCACAAGCGGGCAGATGGCAGCTACCAGATCCTGTCGGCTGAACATATCTTCAAGGATTACCAGTTCAGCACCGATCAAAAACTCGCCTTGCCGGCACAAGAGGCCTGA
- a CDS encoding ankyrin repeat domain-containing protein: MKFLNTVLLLAGLSVCVAGLAEELSASGRDQPIHDAARTGSGAQVAALLKAQPAARDQRTAQGSTPLHLAATNPDLSALQTLIAAGADPNARDNDGTMPLHLAAYSQNARHARLLLEAGADPYAKTNAGRDPTSMARKAMANEASGVISLWILKGCKAGKPC; the protein is encoded by the coding sequence ATGAAATTTCTGAACACAGTATTGTTGCTTGCCGGTTTGTCGGTTTGCGTCGCAGGTCTGGCGGAAGAGCTCTCGGCCAGTGGGCGCGACCAGCCGATTCATGATGCGGCGCGTACAGGAAGTGGGGCTCAGGTGGCCGCCTTGCTCAAGGCGCAGCCGGCGGCTCGCGATCAACGAACCGCTCAGGGTTCGACGCCGCTGCATCTGGCGGCGACCAATCCCGATCTTAGTGCGCTGCAGACGCTGATTGCTGCCGGTGCTGATCCGAACGCACGGGATAACGATGGCACGATGCCGCTGCATCTGGCGGCTTACTCGCAAAATGCACGTCATGCCCGCTTGCTGCTTGAGGCGGGTGCCGACCCTTACGCCAAGACCAACGCCGGGCGTGATCCGACCTCGATGGCCCGCAAGGCGATGGCCAACGAAGCTTCGGGGGTGATTTCGCTTTGGATACTCAAGGGGTGCAAAGCCGGGAAACCTTGTTGA
- a CDS encoding porin, which yields MSGSPVQADDAASNFSLHGFGTLGMARTTSNDAEFVRDLSQPTGVRKKWDGRLDSLLGLQANWQISPQLEAVVQGVSRYRFDQSFTPEIAWAYLKYDPTPLFSLRAGRLGTEFFMMADSRLVGYSFMTVRPPGDFFWYLPFYSIDGADAVATLPLGDSVLRGKLYYGVSDGNVPLADKQWKIDGSAMTGGFVDYQTGAWLLRLSYANIRFRSNLPVNDVLSAYLPAALAQEGAAHLTTANTRSHYYSIGAMYDRGPWQLQLMLNRCEQGSEAFQSSTSGYALAGYRIGPVTPYLGYSRVSSDTRGRTLNPVVASIMADSHADQQTTIVGARWDVVRNVALKAQWDAIRGESASILPYRKETPAWNGKMDVFSLTMDFIF from the coding sequence ATGTCCGGTTCGCCGGTGCAGGCTGACGATGCCGCCAGCAATTTCAGCCTGCATGGTTTCGGGACACTCGGCATGGCTCGGACGACCAGCAACGATGCCGAATTCGTCCGCGATCTGTCGCAGCCGACCGGGGTTCGAAAGAAATGGGATGGGCGTCTTGATAGCCTGCTCGGCTTGCAGGCCAATTGGCAAATCAGCCCGCAACTGGAAGCAGTTGTGCAGGGCGTCAGTCGCTATCGTTTTGACCAGAGCTTTACCCCGGAAATCGCCTGGGCTTACCTGAAATACGATCCGACGCCCTTGTTCAGCTTGCGTGCCGGTCGTCTGGGAACCGAGTTTTTCATGATGGCCGATTCGCGTCTGGTCGGCTATTCCTTCATGACGGTACGGCCTCCCGGTGACTTTTTCTGGTATCTGCCGTTTTACAGTATCGACGGTGCGGATGCCGTAGCGACTTTGCCATTGGGCGATTCCGTCTTGCGCGGCAAGCTGTATTACGGCGTTTCGGATGGCAATGTGCCGCTGGCCGACAAGCAGTGGAAAATCGACGGCTCGGCGATGACCGGCGGTTTTGTCGATTACCAGACGGGTGCCTGGTTGCTGCGTTTGAGCTACGCCAATATCCGTTTCCGGAGCAATCTCCCGGTCAACGATGTTTTATCGGCTTATTTGCCGGCAGCGCTCGCCCAGGAAGGGGCTGCGCATCTGACAACGGCCAATACCCGCAGTCACTATTATTCAATTGGTGCCATGTACGATCGTGGACCGTGGCAGTTGCAATTGATGTTGAATCGTTGCGAGCAGGGTAGCGAGGCTTTCCAGTCTTCAACTTCGGGATATGCGCTGGCAGGCTACCGTATCGGTCCCGTAACGCCGTACCTTGGCTATTCCCGCGTATCTTCGGATACCCGTGGCCGGACATTGAACCCGGTGGTGGCGTCGATCATGGCGGACAGTCATGCCGACCAGCAGACCACCATTGTCGGTGCGCGCTGGGATGTCGTGCGCAATGTTGCCCTCAAGGCCCAGTGGGATGCCATTCGTGGCGAGTCCGCCTCGATTCTTCCTTACCGGAAAGAGACGCCGGCCTGGAACGGGAAGATGGATGTTTTTTCGCTGACCATGGATTTTATTTTCTGA
- a CDS encoding cyclic nucleotide-binding/CBS domain-containing protein, translated as MPKRLVGNLVQGRALISTTKDVSVRAACRLMASKRIGALLVLENQGIVGIFTERDALNKVLAASLDPDTTSVASVMVADPQTIRADKPLAYALHMMAEGGFRHVPVVDDQGAPLGMVSARDALGQDLVDLERDMRRLEELENSIGY; from the coding sequence ATGCCTAAAAGATTGGTTGGAAATCTTGTTCAGGGCCGCGCGCTGATTTCGACGACCAAGGATGTCAGTGTTCGTGCTGCATGCCGCTTGATGGCAAGCAAGCGGATCGGTGCCTTGCTGGTGCTTGAAAATCAGGGAATTGTCGGCATTTTTACCGAGCGCGATGCACTCAACAAAGTGCTGGCCGCGAGTCTCGACCCCGACACGACGTCGGTTGCTTCCGTGATGGTGGCTGATCCACAGACAATCCGGGCCGACAAGCCGCTGGCCTATGCCCTGCACATGATGGCGGAAGGTGGATTTCGCCATGTTCCGGTAGTTGATGATCAGGGCGCACCGCTGGGCATGGTTTCAGCGCGCGATGCGCTGGGTCAGGATCTGGTTGATCTTGAGCGCGATATGCGGCGTCTCGAAGAGCTGGAAAACTCTATCGGTTATTGA
- a CDS encoding tRNA pseudouridine(65) synthase TruC: protein MAEQLPILFRDQHLVVIDKPPGLLVHRSEIDRHETRFAIQILRDQIGQRVWPAHRLDRGTSGVLLFALDIETAGKLGRQFEAGIVDKRYLAVVRGIPPESGEIDHPLTRQRDSYEFKGENSSDEAQTALTHYRRLASVELPFAVDRYPSSRYALVELLPVTGRRHQLRRHLKHIAHPIIGDATHGKGRHNRFFAEHFGANRLLLACTELSFDHPISGQRVNVKAPVSGEFATTLAQLGWLPELNNR, encoded by the coding sequence TTGGCTGAGCAACTCCCCATCCTCTTTCGGGATCAGCACCTTGTCGTCATCGACAAGCCTCCAGGCTTGCTCGTTCACCGCTCAGAAATCGACCGTCACGAAACCCGTTTCGCCATCCAGATTCTGCGCGATCAGATTGGACAACGGGTTTGGCCGGCGCATCGACTTGATCGCGGCACATCCGGCGTGCTGCTTTTTGCACTCGACATTGAAACCGCCGGCAAACTCGGCCGCCAATTCGAGGCCGGTATCGTCGACAAGCGCTATCTCGCGGTTGTCCGTGGCATCCCGCCGGAAAGCGGCGAGATTGATCACCCACTGACCCGCCAACGCGACAGCTACGAGTTCAAAGGAGAGAATTCAAGCGACGAGGCGCAGACCGCATTAACCCACTACCGGCGCCTGGCATCGGTCGAACTGCCTTTCGCGGTCGACCGCTACCCGAGCAGCCGTTATGCACTCGTTGAGCTACTGCCGGTGACCGGTCGCCGCCACCAACTGCGCCGCCATTTGAAACACATCGCCCATCCGATCATTGGGGATGCCACACATGGCAAAGGACGTCACAACCGCTTTTTTGCCGAACATTTTGGCGCCAACCGCCTGCTGCTGGCCTGCACCGAATTAAGTTTCGACCACCCGATCAGCGGCCAGCGCGTCAACGTAAAAGCGCCAGTGTCGGGCGAATTTGCCACCACACTGGCGCAACTGGGTTGGTTGCCCGAACTCAATAACCGATAG